Within the Streptomyces sp. NBC_00554 genome, the region GTCTCCGACAGGGTCGTGGAGTCCGTACGCATGTAGGTGATGAAGCCGTTCTCGTACAGCTTCTGCGCCACCTGCATGGTGGCCTTCGCGCCGAAGCCGAGCTTGCGCGAGGCCTCCTGCTGGAGCGTCGTCGTACGGAACGGGGCGTAGGGCGAGCGGCGGTACGGCTTGGACTCGACCGAGCGGACCGCGAAGTCCGTGTTCTCCAGGGCGGCGGCGAGCGCGCGGGCGTTCGTCTCGTCCAGGTGGAGCGTGTTGGCGCCCTTGATCTGGCCGAGGGAGTCGAAGTCGCGTCCCTGGGCGACGCGCTTGCCGTCGACGGCCGTGAGGCGGGCGACCAGCTGCGAGGGGTCCGAGGCGTCACCCGTGCGACCGGTGCCGAAGGTGCCCGTCAGGTCCCAGTACTCGGCGGAGCGGAAGGCGATGCGCTCGCGCTCCCGCTCGACGACGAGGCGGGTGGCCACGGACTGCACACGGCCGGCCGACAGGCGCGGCATGACCTTCTTCCACAGGACCGGCGAGACCTCGTAGCCGTAGAGGCGGTCCAGGATGCGGCGGGTCTCCTGGGCGTCGACCATGCGCTGGTTGAGCTCGCGCGGGTTGGCGACGGCGCTGCGGATCGCGTCCTTGGTGATCTCGTGGAAGACCATCCGGTGGACGGGAACCTTGGGCTTCAGGACCTCGAGGAGGTGCCACGCGATGGCCTCGCCCTCGCGGTCCTCATCGGTGGCGAGGAAGAGTTCGTCGGAGTCCTTCAGCAGGTCCTTGAGCTTCTTGACCTGCGCCTTCTTGTCAGCGTTGACCACGTAGATCGGCTGGAAGTCGTTCTCGACGTCCACGCCGAGGCGGCGCACCTCGCCGGTGTACTCCTCGGGCACCTCCGCGGCGCCGTTGGGAAGGTCACGGATGTGCCCGACGCTCGCTTCGACGACATAGCCGGGGCCGAGATAGCCCTTGATCGTCTTCGCCTTGGCAGGCGACTCGACGATGACGAGTCGGCGGCCGCCGTGTGCGGTGTCGCTGGTCGGGGACAACTTCGCTCTTCTCTCCGGTCGACGCGGGGGATCTCCCCAGGCCTTGCTCCCGGGGGTCGGGTCGTGCTGACGCTGCGGAGTGTGACGGTACATCCCGCCCCCGTGTCAAACGGGAAAAGCCCGCAACGGCCACTCGAACGGTAACCCGACTACCGCCATTCCTGCCGCCCGGAGTGTCGACCAGCCGTTTCGGCACTATCCGGAGTGTGACCTCCCAGTTACCGAAGTCGATGCCCTCACGCGCGCGTGATGCACCAGATCGCAAGCGCCAGTGCCCCCACTCCGGCGACGCTCGCAAGCGTCGCCGATGCGACGCGGTTCACACCGACGGCGACGGGCTCGCCACGGCGCACCCTGGTCGCGGTCCAGGCCAGCAGTCCGCCTCCGAACAGCGCGAACACCACCCCCGCGAAGATCGCCGGTCCGCTTTCCACGGTTACGCCCTTCCGCCCGAGTCTCCAGGGTCGGGACGCTGACAGGCCCCGGCGGCGAGCACAAGAACCCATGGTGAACACCAGGCGGCCGACACCTCATGAGCCCCATGCGATCGCCCGATGCGGGCGACTTCCCACCCGTTTTTCCTGTGCGGCCGGTTCGGATCCGGGCGCCCAACTCGACGCGAACTTGTCGCTGCCCGGCTTCGGGATGCCAGAAGTCGTACGCACTCAGCGGTACGGATACGCCTCGGGCACGATGCCGCCGGGACGCCCTCACCACTTCATCCCACCGGCTCGATGAACCCCTGCTCCACCAGCAGCCGGATCTGCGCGGGCGTCCGGTCCCGCAACAACACCGGATCCTCGCCGACCAGTTGGGCGATGGCGTCCAGAATCCGGCCGGCGCTCAGCGTGCCGTCGCACACGCCGGCGAAGCCCGCGCCGACCGTGTCCACCTTCGTCGCCCGGCGCATCCCACGGTTCTGACGCAGCACCACGTGCTCCGGGTCCTCGGCGCCGGGCAGCCCGACCTGCTCCTGGACGACCTCGGCCACGAGCGTGAAGTGCCCGGCGAGCAGGGCGGCATCGTCGTGCGCCCGCAGGTAGTCGACGCGCTCGAAATGCGCGCGCACGGTCTCACCGAGCGGCTGTTCGACGGAGTGCGGCCACTCCTCGACGGTGATCGAGGGCTGGGCGGCGGCCGTCCTGCGCAGCGTGATCCACCCGAAGCCGACCGACTTCACCTTGCGCGCCTCGAACTCGTCCAGCCAGGCGTCGTACCGCGCCTGGTACTCGGCGGGATCCACCCGGTGGTCGCCCGCGTCGCGCAGCCACAACTCGGCGTACTGCGTGACGTCCTGGACCTCGCGCTGCACGATCCACGCGTCACAGCCGCGCGGCACCCACGACCGGAGCCGGTCCTGCCAGTCCTCCCCCTCCACGTGCTGCCAGTTGGCCAGAAACTGCGCGTACCCCCCGTCCCTGAGACGTGCCCCCGCCTGCTGAACGAGCGTCCGGCAGAGATCGTCCCCGCCCATTCCGCCGTCGCGATAGGTGAGCCGGGCGCCCGGCGAGATCACGAAGGGCGGGTTCGAGACGATCAGGTCGTACGTCTCGTCGGCGACCGGTTCGAAGAGGGAGCCCTCGCGCAGATCGGCGGCCGGCGCGCCGGAGAGCGCGAGGGTCAGCGCCGTGATGTGCAGCGCACGCGGGTTGAGGTCGGTCGCGGTCACGCGTGTGGCGTGCTGTGCGGCGTGCAGAGCCTGGATCCCGGAGCCGGTGCCGAGGTCGAGGGCCGACTCCACCGGCGTACGCACGGTGATGCCCGCAAGGGTCGTGGAGGCTCCGCCCACGCCGAGCACGACGCCTTCGTCCCGGCTGCCGATGCCGCCCGCGCCACCGACGGCACACCCCAGGTCGGACACGATGAACCAGTCCTGCCCGTCGGAACCTCCGTACGGCCGGATGTCCACACTCGCGGCGACCTCGCCCCCGCCCACCCGCGCCAGCCAGCCGGCCTCCACACAGCCCTCGACCGGCAGAACGTCCGCCACGCGCGCGTGCGGCACGGGCTGCTGCAACAGGAACAGCCGTACGAGCGTCTCCAGCGGGGTGTCCCCCCGGGTGGCCCGGAGCGCGGGCACGGTCTCACTGCGCGCCAGCGCCGCGTACGCGGGGGCGCCGAGCAGGTCGAGCAGGCCGTCGACGGTGAAGGAGGCCCCGAGCAGGGCGTCCCGCAACCGGGCGGCGACATCGATGCGACCGGACGAGGGCAGGGGTGACTGGCTGGTGTGGCTCACATCCCCCATTGTGTCGGCTTCCGCCGACGGGGGCGTGCACCTGTGGACAAGCCCGCGCCGACCCCTCGTAGGCCTGTGGACAAGTCCGCCCCGTGAGCCGCGCAGGGCACACCGAAGGCCCGGCACGCACGCGTACCGGGCCCTCTTTCGGTTGACGAACGATCGCCCTCCCGGGATCGGCCCAGGAGAATCGGCGCGTCCGGATCAGCCCTCGGTCGACGAAGGCGAGGCGGACGCGGACGCCGACTTGCAGCTCTCCTGCGTCGCCATCGCCTTGCCGACGTCTCCCTCTTCGAGCTTCTTGAGAGCGTCGTTGCCGGTCTTGCTCAGCTTGCCCAACTGCTCGGCGACCCCGCTGAGTCCGTCGGCGAACTTCGCCTGGTCCTTGGTGTTGAGCGCATCCGACTGCTTCACCAGGTCGGCGTAGGACGCGGAGAGGGCGTTGAGCTCCTTGACCGCGTCCTCCTGCTTCTTCTTGCCGTCGTCGACGTCCGGCGGCCCGACGTTCTCGATGCCGGTCGCCATCGTCTTGTAGGCGTCGGAGATGTCCTGGAAGCCCGTGGAGTCGGCCTTCTGGACCTCTTCCGGCGTGCTGTCGTCCGAGGTCTCCTTCTGGATCTGGGCGTTGGCTGCCGCGATCTTCTGGATCTGCGGCTGCACCGCGTCACAGACCTGCTTGGCCCAGGAGTTGAGCTTGTCGTTGCTGTCGTCGCTGCTGCATCCCGACAGCGCCAGTACCAGTACCGCACCGCCGGACAGTGCGGCCGCGAGCTTCTTGTTCACCGGATTGGTCCCTTCCATGGCTCTCGGCCCCGGAACATACACGCCACGCGCGCAACATTCGTACGCCGAATGTCCGCTTGGGCGCCTTTTAGAGCCGTTTGCACCAAGCGAGAGAAGGCTCACGGAGAAGGTGTGAACACACACAAGGCGGGCGGACGGCACGTGTGCACGCGCCGTCCGCCCGCCCATTGAGTGGAGCCCTTCGGAACCCTGACCAGGTGCGAGGCCAGGCACCGTGCGACCCCTACGACACCACTGCGGGGTCGGCCGTCTTGGCCACCCTTTCCGCGTTGCCTTCGTCACCCACGGCGATCCCGCGCCGCTTGGAGATGTACACGGCGCCCACGATGACAGCGATCGAGAGCACCGCGATCAGCACGCGCATCCCGACGCTCTTGTCGTCGCCGTACGAGAACTTGACGACCGCGGGTGCGATCAGCAACGCCACCAGGTTCATCACCTTGAGCAGCGGGTTGATCGCGGGGCCCGCGGTGTCCTTGAAGGGGTCACCGACGGTGTCGCCGATCACCGTCGCGGCATGGGCTTCGCTGCCCTTGCCGCCGTGGTGGCCGTCCTCGACGAGTTTCTTCGCGTTGTCCCAGGCACCGCCCGAGTTCGCGAGGAAGACCGCCATCAGCGTGCCGGTGCCGATCGCTCCCGCGAGGAACGAGCCGAGCGCGCCGACCCCGAGCGAGAAGCCGATCGCGATCGGAGTGAGTACGGCGAGCAGACCGGGCGTGGCCAGTTCGCGCAGCGCGTCCTTGGTGCAGATGTCGACGACGCGCCCGTACTCGGGCTTCTCGGTGTAGTCCATGATCCCGGGGTGCTCGCGGAACTGCCGCCGCACCTCGTAGACCACTGCCCCGGCGGACCGCGATACCGCGTTGATCGCCAGCCCCGAGAAGAGGAAGACGACCGCGGCGCCCGCGATGAGACCCACCAGGTTGTTGGGCTGCGAGATGTCCATCATCAGGTTCATGGGCGCGCCCGGCCCCGAGACCTTCTCGCCGACTTCGTTCGCGGCCGTGAGGATCGCGTCGCGGTACGAGCCGAAGAGCGCCGCCGCGGCCAGTACGGCAGTGGCGATGGCGATGCCCTTGGTGATGGCCTTGGTGGTGTTGCCCACGGCGTCCAGGTCGGTGAGCACCTGCGCGCCCGCGCCCTCGACGTCACCGGACATCTCGGCGATGCCCTGAGCGTTGTCGGAGACCGGCCCGAAGGTGTCCATCGCCACGATCACGCCGACCGTGGTGAGCAGACCGGTGCCGGCAAGCGCCACGGCGAAGAGCGCCAGCATGATCGACGTACCGCCGAGCAGGAAGGCCCCGTACACGCCGAGGCCGATCAACAGGGCGGTGTAGACGGCCGACTCGAGACCGATGGAGATACCGGCGAGGACGACGGTGGCCGCGCCGGTGAGCGAACTCTTGCCGATGTCCCGCACGGGACGGCGGGTGGTCTCGGTGAAGTAGCCGGTCAACTGCTGGATCAGCGCGGCCAGGACGATGCCGATCGCGACGGCGAGGACCGCGAGGATCCGCGGGTCGCCGTCCTTGGCCGTGATCGCCGCGTCCGTGACGCCGTCGAGGTCGGCGTACTTCCCCGGCAGATAGGTGTAAACGGCCACGGCCACCAGCACCAGCGAGATCACCGCGGAGATGAAGAACCCCCGGTTGATCGCGGACATGCCGCTGCGGTCGGAGCGCCGGGGCGCCACTGCGAAGATGCCGACCATCGCGGTGAGTACGCCGATCGCGGGCACGATCAGCGGGAACGCGAGCCCGGCGTCGCCGAACGCGGCCTTGCCGAGGATCAGCGCGGCGACGAGCGTCACGGCGTAGGACTCGAAGAGGTCCGCGGCCATACCGGCACAGTCGCCGACGTTGTCGCCCACGTTGTCGGCGATGGTCGCGGCATTGCGCGGATCGTCCTCCGGAATGCCCTGCTCGACCTTGCCGACCAGGTCGGCGCCGACGTCGGCGGCCTTGGTGAAGATGCCGCCGCCGACACGCATGAACATCGCGATCAGCGCGGCACCGAGACCGAAGCCCTCGAGGACCTTCGGGGCGTCGGCCGCGTACACCAGCACCACACACGAGGCGCCCAGCAGACCGAGCCCCACCGTGAACATGCCGACGACGCCACCCGTGCGGAAAGCGATCTTCATGGCTTTGTGCGAGACGGCGGTGAGATCCTTTTCGGGCTCACCCTCCGCCGGAGTCGCTTCCCTTGCCGCGGCGGCCACGCGGACATTGCTCCGTACGGCGAGCCACATACCGATATAGCCGGTGGTCGCCGAGAACGCCGCGCCGATCAAGAAGAAGATCGACCGTCCGGCACGCTGATTCCAGTCGTCCGCCGGAAGCAGCATGAGCAGGAAGAACACCACGGCGGCGAATACCGCGAGGGTGCGCATCTGCCGTCCCAGGTAGGCATTGGCGCCTTCCTGGATCGCCTTGGCGATCTCCTTCATGCTGTCGGTGCCCTCGCCCGCCGCGAGTACCTGGCGCACCAGGACCCCGGCGACCACGAGCGCCGCGAGCGCGACGACTCCGATGACCATCACGATCAGACGGTTGTCATCCGTCAGTACTGCGGCTGCGAAGGTTGTGGGGTGGTCAAACTGCTGAGGGGTAGAAAGCCCCGCCATTCGTCCTCCTTGACGCCTGTGCTGAGCTCAAGATGTGGACGGATTGTAGGTACCGGAACCTGATCAAAACAGTGGGCGGTAAACGGAATTCGCCTTCACATGCTCTTCAGCAAATGATCGCCGGGTATCCATGGGGCTCGAAAGAGGTAATGCCCCAAAACCGTTGACGCTTGATCAAATAATCGCGTGAATGATCGTGAATCAATTCACGAAAAGGGGCCCGTGAGACGAACGAGCCGGCCGTGCGAGTGCCGGACATGCAGAAGGGCCCTGCTCAGCAGGGCCCTTCTGGTTACCCACGTCGTCACTTACGAGGTTGGAGGTGGGGGTGGAGTCAGGGGGTGAGACGGGGATGTCAGGGAACGAGCGGGGCCGGCGGCGTGGTCGGCCAGCTCATCCTGATCAGTCCGCCGTTCTCCCCGGCGGTGACCTCGACGTCGTCGACGAGGCCGCTGATGACCGCGAGCCCCATCTCGTCCTCCTCGGTCTCCGCGTCCGGGTCGCCGGGGGAGGCGCCGGGCACCGACTCACCGGGAGCCGTGCGCGGCGCTTCGTCGCCGACCTCGATGGAGAACTGCTTCTCCTCCTCGATCAGCAGCACCCGCACCGGCGCCGAGATGCCGCTGCTCTGGTGCAGTCCGACGGCACGGGTACAGGCCTCGCCGACAGCGAGTCTGACCTCGTCGAGTACGGCCTCGTCCACTCCGGCCCTGCGCGCCACCGCTGCCGCCACCAGTCGGGCGGTCCTGACGTGCTCGGGCAGCGCGCTGAAGCGGAGCTCAACGGTGGCCATGCATCCCCCTCAGCTACGGGCGTGCTGTCGGAGGGCCGGGCCACCAGGGCCCGGTCCCCCCTTCCTTGCTTCTGCCGTCATGGGCGCGCGACTTCTGCCGTCCGTCGGCTCGCGGCCCGCGGACGGGTCAGTCGGTGGCGTTCACCGCTTCCTCGACCGAGGTGTGGATCGGGAACACCTTGGTGAGGCCGGTGATACGGAAGATCTTCAGAATGCGCTCCTGGTTGCAGACCAGCCGCAGCGAGCCCTCGTGGGCACGCACGCGCTTCAGGCCGCCCACCAGAACGCCGAGCCCGGTGGAGTCGAGGAAGTCGACGCCCTCCATGTCGACGACAAGGTGGAAACTGCCGTCGTTCACCAGCTCGACCAGCTGCTCGCGCAGCTTGGGCGCGGTATATACATCGATTTCGCCACCGACCTCGACGACCGTACGGTCGCCGTTAGGGCCGGACACACTGCGAGTCGACAGAGACAGGTCCACGAATCCTCCAGCACCTTGCTATCGAGCGGTCGCCCCACGGGACACCTCGGCAGAGCCCCCGGGACGGTTCGCCAGCCGCGATGGCATTCAATCACTTACCGGCAGGCGTGCACGACGCCTTGGCCCCATTGTCCGTCACGCCAGTGACACACTCGATGCCGATGGCCAAGAATCACCGATCCGATCGACCCTCGACGGACACCGCTTCCCGCCCCTCGCCGAGCACGGTCCTGGACCGGCTCGCCTCGGGGCCGAGCCGGGCTTCGCGCATCACTCATACGGAGCACTTGCCCCCACGTGAGGGCCGCCATGCAGTCTGGCCCGACCGGATCCGCTCGGAGGTCATCGCCGCGGTGCAGGCCGCGGGAATCGAACACCCCTGGGCCCACCAGGCACTGGCCGCGGAGCACGCCCTGGACGGCGAGTCGGTGATCGTCGCCACCGGCACGGCCTCCGGCAAGTCCCTGGCGTATCTCGCCCCCGTCCTGACGGCCCTCCTGGACGGCTCCGAGGCCCCGAACGGCCGCGGCGCGACCGCCCTCTACCTCGCCCCGACGAAGGCCCTCGCCGCAGATCAGCGCCGATCTGTGAAGGAACTTTCACAACCTCTGGGGAACGCGGTACGCCCAGCCGTGTACGACGGGGACACCCCCTTCGAGGAACGCGAATGGGTACGTCAGTACGCCAACTACGTCCTGACCAACCCCGACATGCTGCACCGCGGGATATTGCCCTCCCACCCCCGCTGGTCCTCCTTCCTCCGTGCCCTGCGCTATGTCGTCATCGACGAGTGCCACACCTACCGCGGTGTCTTCGGCTCCCATGTCGCCCAGGTCCTGCGCCGCCTGCGCCGCCTCTGCGCCCACTACGGCGCCTCTCCCGTCTTCCTGCTGGCCTCCGCGACCGCCGCCGAACCCTCGGTCGCCGCACGCCGCCTGACGGGCCTCCCGGTGGTCGAGGTCGCCGACGACGCCTCCCCACGCGGCGAACTGGTCTTCGCCCTCTGGGAACCCCCTCTCACCGAACTGCACGGCGAGAAGGGCGCCCCCGTCCGCCGTACCGCCACCGCCGAGACCGCGGACCTCCTCACCGACCTCACCCTCCAGGGCATGCGCTCGATCGCCTTCGTACGTTCCCGCCGCGGCGCCGAGCTGATCGCGGTGATCGCCCAGGAACGCCTCGCCGAGATCGACCGCTCACTGGCCCGGCGTGTGGCCGCGTACCGCGGCGGCTACCTCCCGGAGGAACGCCGCGCCCTCGAACGCGCCCTCCACTCCGGCGAACTCCTCGGCCTCGCCGCCACCACCGCCCTCGAACTCGGCGTCGACGTCTCCGGGTTGGACGCCGTCGTCATCGCGGGCTACCCGGGCACCCGGGCCTCTCTGTGGCAGCAGGCGGGCCGCGCCGGACGCTCCGGACAGGGCGCGCTGGCGATCCTCGTCGCCCGCGACGACCCGCTTGACACCTTCCTCGTCCACCACCCCGAGGCCCTCTTCGACCAGCCGGTGGAGTCCACCGTCCTCGACCCGGACAACCCGTACGTCCTCGCCCCGCACCTGTGCGCGGCCGCCGCCGAAATCCCGCTCACGGACGAGGACTTGGAGCTCTTCGGACCGGCAGCCCCGGGCCTGCTGCCGCAGCTGGAGGCCGCGAAGCTGCTGCGCCGCCGGACGAAGGCGTGGCACTGGACGCGCCGGGAGCGGGCCGCGGACCTGACCGACATCCGCGGTGAGGGCGGCAGCCCCGTGCAGATCGTCGAGGCCGGCACCGGCCGGCTGCTCGGCACTGTCGACGCGAGCGCCTCGCACACGACGGTCCACGAGGGCGCGGTCCACCTGCACCAGGGCCGTACGTACCTGGTGCGCAAACTGGACCTGGAGGACTCCGTCGCCCTGGTCGAGGAGGCCAACCCGCCGTATTCGACGGTCGCCCGCGACACGACCGCCATCTCCGTCCTGGAGACGGACATCGAACTCCCCTGGGGTCAGGGCCGGTTGTGCTACGGCTCCGTCGAAGTCACCAACCAGGTCGTCTCCTTCCTGCGTCGACGTGTCATCACGGGTGAAGTTCTGGGCGAGACGAAACTCGACCTGCCTCCTCGTACGCTCCGTACGCGCGCCGTGTGGTGGACGGTCACCGAGGACCAACTCGACGCGGCCCGGATCAACCCGGAGATCCTCGGCGGCGCCCTGCACGCCGCCGAGCACGCGTCCATCGGTATGCTCCCGCTCTTCGCCACGTGCGACCGCTGGGACATCGGCGGTGTCTCCGTCCCGCTGCACCCGGACACCCTGCTGCCCACGGTCTTCGTGTACGACGGCCACCCCGGCGGCGCGGGCTTCGCCGAGCGTGCCTTCCACACCGCCCGCAACTGGCTCACCGCCACCCGGCAAGCCATCGCCTCCTGCGAGTGCGACGCCGGCTGCCCGTCCTGCATCCAGTCCCCCAAGTGCGGCAACGGGAACGACCCGTTGCACAAGCGGGGGGCGGTTCGGTTGCTCGCGGAGCTGCTGCGGGAGGCGCCGGAGGACTAGCCGGTCGGGGCACCGACGTCACCTGGCCGGTCCTGCGGCGGGCCGGGCGGGACCGGTGGCGGTGCCGGTCCGGGTCCCGATCCCGATCCGGGTCCCGATCCGGGTCCCGATCCGGGTCCCGATCCGGGTCCCGATCCGGGTCCCGATCCGGGTCCCGATCCGGGTCCCGATCCGGGTCCCGATCCCGGTGGCTCGGCCGGCTGGGCGGGGCCCGTCGGATCCGCAGATCCCGCCGACTGCACGGGTCCCGCCGGTCCCGCTCTCGACCTGACCTCCGCAGCGAACGGCTCCCGGCCCGACGCCGCCGTGACGTCCGAGATCTCGCCGCCGATCGCGCACCTGACGAGCCGCGCGTGCTGGGCCCGTGCCACTCGGTCCGCCGCGGCGCAGGCCGCCGTCGCGCCGTCCATCCAGTGGTCCGCCGCGGCGAGCGCCGCCAGGTCGGCCGCACCCGCCGCCCGGTGACGGACCAGGACGACCTGCCCCATGGCCAGAACCACCCCGAACACAACGCACAGCACGGCGATCACCCCGACCGACCAGACGGTCGCCGAGCCTCTGTCGGACCGGACTGCCGTGTCGGGTCTGGCTGAACCGTCAAGCCTGGCTGGCCTCGCGGGACTGGCTGGCCTAGCGCGCCTCGCGCGCCTGTCCGACCGAGCCGACTGCTCCGACCTCGCCGGCCCGTCCGACCGAGCGGGCCGCTCTGATCTGGCAGGTCTGCCGGACCGAGCGGACTCACCAGACCCAGCCAATGCGCTCGGCGAATCCGACGCACTCAACCGATTCGAGCAACCCGACTCCCGAGCAGCGCAGTTGCGGCCCACCGCACCTGGCCGACCACCTCCCGTCATCCCCCGCTCACCCCCACCGTCTCCTCCGCCAGAGCCGCCGCCTCATCGCTCAGCTCCAGGGTCAGCGCGTCGGGACCCGGCGCGCTCGCGGTGACCGTCACCCGGACCAGGTCGCCTTCCCGGCTCACCTCGACTCGTGCGCCCCGCGGTGCCGCGCGGCGCGTCGTCGTCAGGACGGCGTCGGGCGGGTCCTGGCGGGCCGCCGCGCGGGCACCCGCCCTCGCCGCGTCCTGGCACTGGATCTGCGCGGACGCGGCGAGCAGCGCCCAGACCAGCGACATCGCGACGAGCACCAGCGCGGGCAGCACCACGGCCGCCTCGGCGGTCACGTATCCGCGGTCCCGGCAGCGCAGGGGGCCGGGAGCCCCTCGTTCGGCCGGAGCCGGCCCGCTCACCACCGGCGCCACCCGACTCGCCCTCGCCGCCCCCGTCTTCCGTTCACATCTGGACATTGAGCGCCCGCTCCACGATCCCCTGCAACTCCGCGCTGACCTGCCCACTCGTCAGCACCTTGTAGAGCGCGGCCGCGAAGGCGACCGCCGCGATGATCCCCACCGCGTACTCGGAGGTGACCATTCCCGCGTCCCTCCGCACCAGCCCGAGCAACCACGCCCGCACCCGTACTGCCTTGCCCATCTCAACCCCCGTAAGGTCCAAGCCCATTGGTCAATTGCCGTTCACCGAACACCGTCACCGTCGCCCTGACCCGTCATCCATCACCCCCTCCCAACAGCCCGCCAGCCAGCCCGATCACCACGGGCAGCACGCCGATCGCGAGGAACGCGGGCAGAAAGCACAGCCCCACAGGCGCGGTGACCATGACGGCCGCCCGGCGCGCTCGTGCCGTGGCGGTGCGCCCCCACTCGGCGCGGGCCTCGGCGGCGAGGCGCCCGACGGGCACGGCCGCCGGTACACCCGCCTCACCCGCGCGCTCCAGGAGCCTTGCCAGCGGCCCGGCGCCCGGTATCGACGCCAACTTCCGCCACGCCGCGACCGGTTCACTCCCGAGCCGCATCTCCGCCGCACCTCGCGCGAGCCGCTCACCCACAGGCCCTCCCAGGGCCTCGCCGACGGCCTGAGCCGCCACTACGGGGCCCGCGCCTGCCGCGATGCACGCCGCGACCAGATCGGCGGCAAGCGGAAGTTGTCGCGCGGCCCGCGCCCCGTCGTACTCCGCGACAGGGTCAGCTCCCCGCCGCTGCCGCCACCGCCAGACCCCGAACCCGGCCGCCAGTCCCACCAGACCTCCGGCGAGCCCCCCGACCAGCACCCAGCCGGCGCACACGGCACCCACCACCGGCAGCCACCGCCGCCCGACGCCCCGCAACTCCAGGCGCCGTCCCCTCGACGCCGCCTCCAGGGCCAGCAACTCGGCGAGCCTCCGCCGCACCAACCGTCGACGCCGCGCCGCCCAGAGCGACCGCGCCAGCCATCCGAGCGCCAGCGCTCCCCACACGATCACCCCCAGCCTGTGGACAACCTCCGTACTCATGCCGACTCCGCTCCTCTCACGATCCGCATCGCCCACCACAGCCCCACGCCCTCCAGCACCCCGCCGATCAGCAGACAGGCCAAGCCGGGTCCCGTGTGCAGCAGCACGTGCAGCGGATCGGCGCCCAACGCGGTACCGAGCAGGAGCCCCAGCACCGGAAGCCCAGCGAGCATCACCGCCGTGGACCGCGATCCGGCCAACTGAGCCCGTAGATCAGCCCTTTGGTCTCTCTCGGCACGCAGCGCCCCCTCCAGCCTGTCGAGCCCCGCGGCAAGCCCCGCGCCCCGGTCCACAGCCACACGCCAGCACGCGGCGAGTCCCACCAGCCCGTCGGCCCCCGGCTGCCGTGCCGCGTCGGTGAGCGCGCCCGGCACATCACCGCCGAACCGCGCCGCCGCCAGCACCAGCGCCTGTGCCTCGCCGAGCCCGGCCGAGTCACGCGCGGCCCGGAGCAGGGCCTCGCCCGGCTGCCTCCCGGCCCGCACCTCGCCGGCGAGCGCCCTGCACAGGGCGATCACCGCATCCCCTCGCCGCTCCAGCTCCCGCCGAGCCTCCGCGGCCCGCCGCACCCGCCGGAGCAAGGGCACCCCGACCAACCCGAGGAACAGCGGCACCACGGACGCACCGATCAACGCGACCACCAGCCCGGCGACCACCGACCACCCTTCGGCCCGCAGGCGCCCGCGCAGCCGCCGCCATCCGACGAGCGCCTTCTCCCAGGGCGGCGGACCGGCCCCCACCACTCCCCCACCCGCCACCAGCAACCTCGCCCTGCGCGCCCCCGAGTTCCACCCGCCCATCAACCAGGCCGCCGCCCCGGCGCACACCATGGCCGC harbors:
- a CDS encoding DEAD/DEAH box helicase, with amino-acid sequence MAFNHLPAGVHDALAPLSVTPVTHSMPMAKNHRSDRPSTDTASRPSPSTVLDRLASGPSRASRITHTEHLPPREGRHAVWPDRIRSEVIAAVQAAGIEHPWAHQALAAEHALDGESVIVATGTASGKSLAYLAPVLTALLDGSEAPNGRGATALYLAPTKALAADQRRSVKELSQPLGNAVRPAVYDGDTPFEEREWVRQYANYVLTNPDMLHRGILPSHPRWSSFLRALRYVVIDECHTYRGVFGSHVAQVLRRLRRLCAHYGASPVFLLASATAAEPSVAARRLTGLPVVEVADDASPRGELVFALWEPPLTELHGEKGAPVRRTATAETADLLTDLTLQGMRSIAFVRSRRGAELIAVIAQERLAEIDRSLARRVAAYRGGYLPEERRALERALHSGELLGLAATTALELGVDVSGLDAVVIAGYPGTRASLWQQAGRAGRSGQGALAILVARDDPLDTFLVHHPEALFDQPVESTVLDPDNPYVLAPHLCAAAAEIPLTDEDLELFGPAAPGLLPQLEAAKLLRRRTKAWHWTRRERAADLTDIRGEGGSPVQIVEAGTGRLLGTVDASASHTTVHEGAVHLHQGRTYLVRKLDLEDSVALVEEANPPYSTVARDTTAISVLETDIELPWGQGRLCYGSVEVTNQVVSFLRRRVITGEVLGETKLDLPPRTLRTRAVWWTVTEDQLDAARINPEILGGALHAAEHASIGMLPLFATCDRWDIGGVSVPLHPDTLLPTVFVYDGHPGGAGFAERAFHTARNWLTATRQAIASCECDAGCPSCIQSPKCGNGNDPLHKRGAVRLLAELLREAPED
- a CDS encoding Rv3654c family TadE-like protein, with the protein product MTGGGRPGAVGRNCAARESGCSNRLSASDSPSALAGSGESARSGRPARSERPARSDGPARSEQSARSDRRARRARPASPARPARLDGSARPDTAVRSDRGSATVWSVGVIAVLCVVFGVVLAMGQVVLVRHRAAGAADLAALAAADHWMDGATAACAAADRVARAQHARLVRCAIGGEISDVTAASGREPFAAEVRSRAGPAGPVQSAGSADPTGPAQPAEPPGSGPGSGPGSGPGSGPGSGPGSGPGSGPGSGPGSGSGPGPAPPPVPPGPPQDRPGDVGAPTG
- a CDS encoding TadE family type IV pilus minor pilin is translated as MTAEAAVVLPALVLVAMSLVWALLAASAQIQCQDAARAGARAAARQDPPDAVLTTTRRAAPRGARVEVSREGDLVRVTVTASAPGPDALTLELSDEAAALAEETVGVSGG
- a CDS encoding DUF4244 domain-containing protein, which translates into the protein MGKAVRVRAWLLGLVRRDAGMVTSEYAVGIIAAVAFAAALYKVLTSGQVSAELQGIVERALNVQM
- a CDS encoding type II secretion system F family protein encodes the protein MSTEVVHRLGVIVWGALALGWLARSLWAARRRRLVRRRLAELLALEAASRGRRLELRGVGRRWLPVVGAVCAGWVLVGGLAGGLVGLAAGFGVWRWRQRRGADPVAEYDGARAARQLPLAADLVAACIAAGAGPVVAAQAVGEALGGPVGERLARGAAEMRLGSEPVAAWRKLASIPGAGPLARLLERAGEAGVPAAVPVGRLAAEARAEWGRTATARARRAAVMVTAPVGLCFLPAFLAIGVLPVVIGLAGGLLGGGDG
- a CDS encoding type II secretion system F family protein, whose product is MAIGEMSGMSAGAAMVCAGAAAWLMGGWNSGARRARLLVAGGGVVGAGPPPWEKALVGWRRLRGRLRAEGWSVVAGLVVALIGASVVPLFLGLVGVPLLRRVRRAAEARRELERRGDAVIALCRALAGEVRAGRQPGEALLRAARDSAGLGEAQALVLAAARFGGDVPGALTDAARQPGADGLVGLAACWRVAVDRGAGLAAGLDRLEGALRAERDQRADLRAQLAGSRSTAVMLAGLPVLGLLLGTALGADPLHVLLHTGPGLACLLIGGVLEGVGLWWAMRIVRGAESA